From a single Scomber japonicus isolate fScoJap1 chromosome 12, fScoJap1.pri, whole genome shotgun sequence genomic region:
- the fuz gene encoding protein fuzzy homolog encodes MMLQDGSLQLLCLTASSGVPLFTRGASKQLPFSVIGSLNGVHMFGGGQGVVLSCCETAGEGKVVWRVFQDSVMLIAVSGGGGGQGGVGNSSKEEVRLQRLLENVWSCMVLVLGQDELANMRNVERLKRDLRSCFGLIDQLLEDRQEGILGNLTHCADSLLPPNPALLQEAVENFAQSADSEFGCLIVHGRIAAATEKWWRLAPQEVVLLSALMRSLSASGSASCDYPVFLPQGSPTVAHRLLRFQLLPGADVCVLCGPTPSLHKAESGLVCRFWSPLVETLRDCLAVGDRCLPGSVSLRPDVLALLLINRETRRSVSCVRTTTNHPLGDPPLPSKARCWELLKLFYIFSTTRYFSQEETLSPEERAQRGNTEDFVLGFSHQPLQCYLVTDECKSFGLQTPQHQLFLLIPLSVPTLALRTVATQTLSDITAATAF; translated from the coding sequence ATGATGCTCCAGGATGGGTCATTACAGCTCCTTTGCCTCACAGCCAGCAGCGGGGTTCCTCTCTTCACAAGGGGAGCCTCCAAGCAGCTCCCCTTCTCGGTCATCGGCTCCCTGAACGGTGTCCACATGTTTGGAGGTGGTCAAGGAGTGGTGTTGTCCTGCTGTGAGACCGCAGGCGAGGGGAAAGTAGTGTGGAGAGTTTTCCAGGACAGTGTGATGCTCATTGCtgtgagtggaggaggaggtggacaAGGAGGTGTAGGCAACAGCAGCAAAGAGGAGGTGCGTTTACAGCGTCTGTTGGAAAATGTGTGGAGCTGCATGGTGCTGGTGCTGGGGCAGGACGAGCTGGCCAATATGAGGAATGTGGAGAGGCTGAAGAGGGACCTACGCTCCTGCTTTGGCCTCATCGATCAGCTGTTGGAGGACAGGCAAGAGGGCATCCTGGGTAACCTGACACATTGTGCTGACTCCCTGCTGCCTCCAAACCCGGCTCTCCTTCAAGAGGCTGTGGAGAATTTTGCCCAATCTGCAGACAGTGAGTTCGGTTGCCTCATCGTCCATGGGAGGATAGCAGCGGCCACTGAAAAGTGGTGGCGCCTGGCACCACAGGAAgttgtgctactctctgctttgATGCGGTCCCTCTCAGCCTCTGGATCAGCTTCTTGCGACTACCCAGTTTTCCTTCCTCAGGGCAGCCCCACTGTGGCCCACCGCCTGCTCCGCTTCCAGCTGCTCCCAGGGGCAGATGTGTGCGTGCTGTGTGGCCCGACCCCGTCCCTGCACAAAGCTGAGAGTGGGCTGGTGTGCCGGTTCTGGTCTCCTCTGGTGGAGACCTTGAGAGACTGCTTGGCTGTTGGAGACCGCTGCTTACCTGGATCTGTATCCCTGCGTCCTGATGTGCTGGCACTCCTTCTCATCAACCGAGAAACACGACGTTCAGTGTCCTGTGTGCGAACTACCACTAATCACCCACTTGGTGACCCTCCTTTGCCCTCCAAAGCCCGCTGCTGGGAACTACTGAAGCTTTTCTACATCTTTAGCACGACACGCTACTTCAGCCAGGAGGAGACACTGAGCCCAGAGGAGAGGGCTCAGAGAGGCAACACCGAGGATTTCGTCCTGGGATTCTCCCACCAGCCGCTTCAGTGCTATTTAGTTACAGATGAGTGTAAAAGCTTCGGACTGCAGACACCACAACACCAGCTTTTCCTGCTCATCCCACTTTCAGTCCCCACGCTTGCACTCCGTACAGTGGCCACACAGACGCTCTCTGATATCACTGCAGCTACTGCATTTTaa
- the gpt gene encoding alanine aminotransferase 2-like isoform X1, with translation MSATRMQLLSPRGVRLLSRGRNELLAVSGGVQPGGPRVRSLTSPPLSSSPGRALSSLSATRRGLPQEKMSENGVASKTKVLTIDTMNPTVKKVEYAVRGPIVQRAVELEKELSEGMKKPFAEVIKANIGDAHAMGQQPITFFRQVLALCSYPELLNDNTFPEDAKSRARCILQSCGGNSMGSYSASQGIPSVRQDVARYVERRDGGVPCDPDNIYLTTGASDGIVTMLKLLVCGEGETRTGVMISIPQYPLYSAALAELGAVQINYFLNEEKCWSMDISELQRALDEARRHCNPRALCIINPGNPTGQVQSRQCIEDVIRFAAKERLFLMADEVYQDNVYADGCQFHSFKKVLYEMGPEYSNTVELVSFHSTSKCYMGECGFRGGYMEIINMDEEVKAQLTKLVSVRLCPPVPGQALMDLVVNPPQPGEPSYNNFIKERTATLSVLAEKATLTEKILNTVPGISCNPVQGAMYSFPRITIPEKAIKEATEKGQQPDMFYCMKMLEETGICLVPGSGFGQRDGSYHFRMTILPPTDKLKILLNKVKEFHQKFTQQYS, from the exons ATGTCAGCTACACGGATGCAGTTGTTATCACCCAGAGGTGTGCGGCTCTTGAGCCGGGGGCGAAACGAGCTGCTAGCCGTTAGCGGCGGAGTGCAGCCCGGTGGTCCCAGGGTCCGCTCACTGACCTCTccccctctgtcctcctctcccgGTAGAGCCTTGTCGAGTCTGAGCGCAACGCGACGTGGGCTTCCACAGGAGAAAATGTCCGAGAATGGAGTGGCGTCCAAGACCAAGGTGTTGACCATTGACACCATGAACCCCACGGTGAAGAAGGTGGAGTATGCAGTGCGGGGACCCATCGTGCAACGGGCTGTGGAGCTGGAGAAGGAGCTCTCAGAG GGAATGAAGAAACCCTTTGCTGAGGTCATTAAGGCCAATATTGGGGATGCACATGCTATGGGCCAGCAGCCAATCACTTTCTTCCGACAG GTCTTGGCCCTGTGCTCCTACCCAGAGCTGCTGAATGACAACACATTCCCAGAGGATGCTAAAAGTAGAGCACGTTGCATTCTGCAGTCCTGTGGAGGGAACAGTATGG GTTCCTACAGTGCCAGTCAGGGCATACCCTCTGTGCGTCAGGATGTGGCCCGCTACGTTGAGCGAAGGGATGGTGGTGTACCCTGTGACCCAGACAACATTTACCTCACAACAGGGGCCAGCGATGGCATTGTG ACCATGCTCAAGTTGCTGGTGTGTGGTGAGGGTGAGACCCGTACCGGTGTTATGATCTCCATACCTCAGTATCCCCTGTACTCAGCTGCACTTGCTGAACTGGGTGCTGTGCAGATCAATTATTTCCTTAATGAGGAAAAATGCTGGAGTATGGACATCAGTGAGCTTCAGCGTGCTTTGGATGAGGCCCGACGCCACTGCAACCCCCGAGCCCTGTGCATCATCAACCCTGGAAACCCCACCG GTCAGGTTCAGAGCAGACAGTGCATCGAGGATGTAATTCGATTTGCAGCAAAGGAACGACTCTTCCTCATGGCCGATGAG GTGTACCAGGATAATGTGTATGCTGACGGTTGCCAGTTCCACTCTTTTAAGAAGGTGCTGTACGAGATGGGGCCAGAGTACTCAAATACAGTGGAACTGGTGTCCTTCCACTCCACCTCAAAGTGTTACATGGGAGA GTGTGGCTTCCGTGGAGGCTATATGGAGATTATCAACATGGACGAGGAAGTGAAGGCCCAGCTGACCAAACTGGTGTCAGTCCGCTTGTGTCCGCCTGTTCCTGGACAGGCTCTGATGGATCTGGTGGTCAACCCTCCCCAGCCTGGGGAACCCTCGTACAACAACTTCATCAAG GAGCGCACCGCCACTTTAAGTGTCTTAGCCGAGAAGGCCACGCTTACAGAAAAGATTCTCAATACGGTGCCTGGGATCAGCTGCAATCCTGTGCAGGGAGCTATGTACTCCTTCCCCCGCATAACCATCCCTGAAAAAGCCATCAAAGAGGCCACA GAAAAAGGTCAGCAACCAGATATGTTTTACTGCATGAAGATGCTGGAGGAGACTGGGATCTGCCTCGTTCCTGGAAGTGGCTTTGGCCAGAGGGATGGAAGTTACCACTTCAG AATGACCATCTTGCCACCGACAGATAAGCTGAAGATCCTGCTGAACAAAGTGAAGGAGTTCCATCAGAAATTCACCCAGCAGTATTCCTAA
- the gpt gene encoding alanine aminotransferase 2-like isoform X2 has protein sequence MSENGVASKTKVLTIDTMNPTVKKVEYAVRGPIVQRAVELEKELSEGMKKPFAEVIKANIGDAHAMGQQPITFFRQVLALCSYPELLNDNTFPEDAKSRARCILQSCGGNSMGSYSASQGIPSVRQDVARYVERRDGGVPCDPDNIYLTTGASDGIVTMLKLLVCGEGETRTGVMISIPQYPLYSAALAELGAVQINYFLNEEKCWSMDISELQRALDEARRHCNPRALCIINPGNPTGQVQSRQCIEDVIRFAAKERLFLMADEVYQDNVYADGCQFHSFKKVLYEMGPEYSNTVELVSFHSTSKCYMGECGFRGGYMEIINMDEEVKAQLTKLVSVRLCPPVPGQALMDLVVNPPQPGEPSYNNFIKERTATLSVLAEKATLTEKILNTVPGISCNPVQGAMYSFPRITIPEKAIKEATEKGQQPDMFYCMKMLEETGICLVPGSGFGQRDGSYHFRMTILPPTDKLKILLNKVKEFHQKFTQQYS, from the exons ATGTCCGAGAATGGAGTGGCGTCCAAGACCAAGGTGTTGACCATTGACACCATGAACCCCACGGTGAAGAAGGTGGAGTATGCAGTGCGGGGACCCATCGTGCAACGGGCTGTGGAGCTGGAGAAGGAGCTCTCAGAG GGAATGAAGAAACCCTTTGCTGAGGTCATTAAGGCCAATATTGGGGATGCACATGCTATGGGCCAGCAGCCAATCACTTTCTTCCGACAG GTCTTGGCCCTGTGCTCCTACCCAGAGCTGCTGAATGACAACACATTCCCAGAGGATGCTAAAAGTAGAGCACGTTGCATTCTGCAGTCCTGTGGAGGGAACAGTATGG GTTCCTACAGTGCCAGTCAGGGCATACCCTCTGTGCGTCAGGATGTGGCCCGCTACGTTGAGCGAAGGGATGGTGGTGTACCCTGTGACCCAGACAACATTTACCTCACAACAGGGGCCAGCGATGGCATTGTG ACCATGCTCAAGTTGCTGGTGTGTGGTGAGGGTGAGACCCGTACCGGTGTTATGATCTCCATACCTCAGTATCCCCTGTACTCAGCTGCACTTGCTGAACTGGGTGCTGTGCAGATCAATTATTTCCTTAATGAGGAAAAATGCTGGAGTATGGACATCAGTGAGCTTCAGCGTGCTTTGGATGAGGCCCGACGCCACTGCAACCCCCGAGCCCTGTGCATCATCAACCCTGGAAACCCCACCG GTCAGGTTCAGAGCAGACAGTGCATCGAGGATGTAATTCGATTTGCAGCAAAGGAACGACTCTTCCTCATGGCCGATGAG GTGTACCAGGATAATGTGTATGCTGACGGTTGCCAGTTCCACTCTTTTAAGAAGGTGCTGTACGAGATGGGGCCAGAGTACTCAAATACAGTGGAACTGGTGTCCTTCCACTCCACCTCAAAGTGTTACATGGGAGA GTGTGGCTTCCGTGGAGGCTATATGGAGATTATCAACATGGACGAGGAAGTGAAGGCCCAGCTGACCAAACTGGTGTCAGTCCGCTTGTGTCCGCCTGTTCCTGGACAGGCTCTGATGGATCTGGTGGTCAACCCTCCCCAGCCTGGGGAACCCTCGTACAACAACTTCATCAAG GAGCGCACCGCCACTTTAAGTGTCTTAGCCGAGAAGGCCACGCTTACAGAAAAGATTCTCAATACGGTGCCTGGGATCAGCTGCAATCCTGTGCAGGGAGCTATGTACTCCTTCCCCCGCATAACCATCCCTGAAAAAGCCATCAAAGAGGCCACA GAAAAAGGTCAGCAACCAGATATGTTTTACTGCATGAAGATGCTGGAGGAGACTGGGATCTGCCTCGTTCCTGGAAGTGGCTTTGGCCAGAGGGATGGAAGTTACCACTTCAG AATGACCATCTTGCCACCGACAGATAAGCTGAAGATCCTGCTGAACAAAGTGAAGGAGTTCCATCAGAAATTCACCCAGCAGTATTCCTAA